One region of Emys orbicularis isolate rEmyOrb1 chromosome 6, rEmyOrb1.hap1, whole genome shotgun sequence genomic DNA includes:
- the TICAM2 gene encoding TIR domain-containing adapter molecule 2 — translation MGNTNSKRNPPPPPNNTEKGTNVSAGQRDFKQNHELCGLSLDIEGISTKVSEIHSSDEDPEDVFYKFVILHAQNDADEASRLQHLLQNNFCIKPGIIFAEMPSGRHFLQNLNDAVNRSAWTIILLTEHFLSEAWCEFQSYASLMNALNKQHKYNSVIPLRPLNNPLPREKTPCVLQAINALEEDSPGFAKQVEKIFQESKYRQQQAMWKKERTNETH, via the coding sequence ATGGGCAACACTAACTCCAAAAGAAATCCGCCCCCTCCACCAAATAACACAGAAAAGGGTACCAATGTGAGTGCAGGCCAGAGAGACTTCAAGCAAAATCATGAATTGTGTGGCCTGTCTCTTGACATAGAAGGGATCTCTACAAAAGTTTCAGAAATTCACAGCAGTGATGAGGATCCTGAGGATGTGTTTTACAAGTTTGTGATTCTGCATGCTCAGAATGATGCAGATGAAGCCAGCCGACTCCAGCATCTGCTACAAAATAATTTTTGTATTAAACCTGGAATAATCTTTGCTGAAATGCCTAGTGGTAGACATTTCTTACAAAACTTAAATGATGCTGTGAATAGGTCAGCATGGACTATTATTCTGTTGACAGAACATTTCTTGAGTGAGGCTTGGTGTGAGTTCCAGTCTTATGCCTCCCTGATGAATGCTCTTAACAAACAGCATAAATATAACTCTGTCATACCACTGAGGCCACTGAATAATCCACTTCCAAGGGAGAAGACTCCTTGTGTCCTGCAAGCCATTAATGCACTGGAAGAAGATAGTCCTGGCTTTGCTAAACAAGTGGAGAAGATTTTCCAGGAGTCGAAATATAGGCAACAGCAAGCAAtgtggaagaaagaaagaacaaatgagACACACTAG